The sequence AAATCATCGGCTTTCGCGAACATGCGGCGCTGCTTCGCCGCTATAACCTGGATAAGGTCCGCCTGGTTTCAGGCCAGCAGATGCTGACCGAACTGATCACTCGGGTGGCGCCCTCGATCGTGGTGTGGGCGGCGGCCGTGATGATTATGGGCCACAGCATGACGGTCGGCACGCTGGTCGCCTTTATCGGTTATCTGGGCTACATTTATCAACCCCTGGAGCATTTCACCCAGCTCTCCAGTGTCATCTCCAGCGCCCAATCCGCGATCGATCGCATCTTTGCCTTTCTCGACGCCAAAGTCGAAATCGCCGACCATGCCTTGAGTCGGCCGCTGAAGGTCACCCGCGGCGCGGTGGAGTTCGACCACGTCAGCTTCGCCTATCGCCCGCACGACGGCGACGGCCGCATGGCCTTGCGCGACGTGAGCTTGCGCGTGCCCGGCGGAAGCACGGTAGCGTTGGTGGGGCGATCGGGCGCGGGGAAGACCACCATGGCGGCATTGTTGCCCCGCTTCTATGACCCTAGCAGCGGCCGCATCCTGATCGACGGCAAGGACGTGCGTCACGTAACCCTGAAGTCGCTGCGCGAGAGTATCGGAATCGTCACCCAGGATACCAATTTGTTCTGCGGCACAGTCCGCCACAATCTTCACTACGGCCGGCCCGACGCTGACGAAGCTGCGCTGTGGCATGCGCTGGAGCAAGCCAATCTCAAGGGACTGGTAGCAAGCCTACCGCGAGGACTGGACACTGTGATTGGCGAACACGGGATCAAGCTGTCGGGCGGACAGCGCCAACGCTTGGCCCTGGCCCGCGCCTTTCTCAAGGATCCGCGAATTCTGATCCTGGACGAAGCTACTTCGGCGGTCGATTCCGAATCCGAAAACCTCATCCATGAGGCGATGCATCGCTTGATGGCGGGACGCACCAGTTTTCTAATCGCCCATCGGCTGCGCAGCGCGCTGGAAGCAGACTTGGTTGTGGTGCTCGACCAGGGCCAGGTGATGGAAGTCGGCAGCCATGAAGAATTGCTCGCACGCGACGGCCTGTACGCGCAATTGTACCACGAGCAGGTACGCGGCCTGGGCGCACTGCAATCGGCGACCGAACAATCGAGCCCGCGTCTGCTTCACACTCGCCGCAGCGCCGAAGTTTAACGCTGCAGCCAATTGGGAAAGATCTCCATGGGAATCAGCATGCGCGATGGGCCGTATCGTAAGCGCAACCGGATCGCACGCGGTGGGAGTCTGCGAATTGCCCAGATCGTTCATCTGTACGAGAGCGTTCCGCCCAAACTTTATGGCGGTACCGAGCGGGTGGTGGCCTACTTGACCGAGGAGCTGATTCGACGGGGCCATCGGGTCCATCTGTTTGCCTCGGGTGACTCGACCGTCGACGCGCCACTAACCGCGGGCTGGCCGGAATCGCTGCGCCTGGCCGGACTGAGCAAATATGGCGACAGCTACACTCTGCTCAACCTGGGCGCGGCTTATGAACGCGCCCACGAATTCGACATTATCCACGCCCATGTTGACTACTGGAGCTTCCCCTTCGCCCGCTTGGTGAGCACACCCACCGTCTCCACCATGCATGGGCGCCTCGATCTGCCCCATCTGCATCCGATTTATCGCGCCTATCGCGACCTGCCCTTGGTCTCGATCAGCAACGACCAGCGCTCCTATCTGCCCTTCGCCAACTGGCTGGGCACGGTTTATCACGGTTTGCCCGACGGGGTGCTCAAGTACCAGTCCGAACCCGGAAAATACTTGGCCTTCCTAGGCCGGATCGCCCCGGAGAAACGGCCGGATTGGGCAATCGAAGTCGCGCGCCGCGCCGGCCTACCGCTCAAAATCGCAGCCAAGGTCGACCCTGCCGATCGGGAATATTTCGAAACCAAGATCAAGCCGATGCTGGCAGGGCCGGGCGTCGAATTTATCGGCGAAGTCAACGAAGAAGAAAAAAGCCTATTTCTGGGCAATG is a genomic window of Candidatus Binataceae bacterium containing:
- a CDS encoding glycosyltransferase family 4 protein, whose amino-acid sequence is MGISMRDGPYRKRNRIARGGSLRIAQIVHLYESVPPKLYGGTERVVAYLTEELIRRGHRVHLFASGDSTVDAPLTAGWPESLRLAGLSKYGDSYTLLNLGAAYERAHEFDIIHAHVDYWSFPFARLVSTPTVSTMHGRLDLPHLHPIYRAYRDLPLVSISNDQRSYLPFANWLGTVYHGLPDGVLKYQSEPGKYLAFLGRIAPEKRPDWAIEVARRAGLPLKIAAKVDPADREYFETKIKPMLAGPGVEFIGEVNEEEKSLFLGNALGLLFPIDWPEPFGLVMIEALACGTPVIARPCGSVREIIHDGITGYLADSVEEMVAAAHKIDRISRQNCRREFETRFTVTAMAAGYEELYHRLLDPEQITATASTAISLDKSPAHRPALALRASAAPRERE
- a CDS encoding ABC transporter ATP-binding protein, producing the protein MVRFLSFVRRHVAYTIGAALMGICKFALPFAFPLSFKYVLDVLLVPQATPGGIDRVIDHLCTTLAGAIGLGASAQAKLIALTGVMMVLYLVQSVASYFRNYWAGIAGNGLIFDLRCALFSHLQRLPNAFFDKNPAGAIASRLVNDVEVAQQFVGSALTDVWMDAAALLLVGWFLFLLDPRLALIALAAGPLYVVMISYFSPRIRKASRATQESVERLSASLHERIVGAVTVKAFVREEQEIIGFREHAALLRRYNLDKVRLVSGQQMLTELITRVAPSIVVWAAAVMIMGHSMTVGTLVAFIGYLGYIYQPLEHFTQLSSVISSAQSAIDRIFAFLDAKVEIADHALSRPLKVTRGAVEFDHVSFAYRPHDGDGRMALRDVSLRVPGGSTVALVGRSGAGKTTMAALLPRFYDPSSGRILIDGKDVRHVTLKSLRESIGIVTQDTNLFCGTVRHNLHYGRPDADEAALWHALEQANLKGLVASLPRGLDTVIGEHGIKLSGGQRQRLALARAFLKDPRILILDEATSAVDSESENLIHEAMHRLMAGRTSFLIAHRLRSALEADLVVVLDQGQVMEVGSHEELLARDGLYAQLYHEQVRGLGALQSATEQSSPRLLHTRRSAEV